One Campylobacter concisus DNA segment encodes these proteins:
- a CDS encoding ATP-dependent helicase, with translation MENLLSNLNEAQREAATHIDGAMLILAGAGSGKTKTITTRLAYLIGEVGIDAANTLTLTFTNKAANEMRSRAMAMLSQSGKNYSPLLCTFHKFGLLFLKLYIEKLGRKNNFVIIDTDDKKRIIKSFESPVATAILSSEISNYKNSLLSVEEVYKNANFSSFDKSKDNFYKQAAQIYEKYEDYLKANNLVDFDDLLGLTYKILDENEDLAREISNRYKYIMVDEYQDTNDLQYKLLKKLCLCHENICVVGDDDQSIYGWRGAKIDNILNFKDQFSNVKIIRLEKNYRSSEAILKAANELIDHNRNRLGKKLVGTKGEGEAVNLIESFDENLEAGKIAKNIKELLSKGVQAKDIAILYRINALSRSLEDGLNKEQIAYKMVGGVKFYERAEIKDIISYLRLINNPNDDFSIRRIINRPKRGLGKVSLDKLEKMAFEGKISIFEAISNISDNDEAFSKKVKSALLEFANNLKELQESSSVFDLIDKFEAKFGVKKYYESLPDGAERAANIDEFYAVLKDQIKQNPSFDLEEFLNEITLTSEQDGISDEAISIMSVHASKGLEFEHLFVIGLEEGFFPLIGDGSDIEEERRLAYVAITRAKKTLSLSFANSRFYKGQRTRLNKSRFLSESGITHGSLVIEQSNEFKKGDLVKHKIFGIGRVSAVSKIKKEFKLTINFGGNVREIMSSFVEKAV, from the coding sequence ATGGAAAATTTACTATCAAATTTAAACGAAGCCCAGCGCGAAGCGGCCACCCACATAGACGGTGCGATGCTCATACTAGCAGGTGCTGGCAGTGGCAAGACAAAGACGATCACGACTAGGCTTGCCTATCTCATCGGCGAGGTCGGCATAGACGCGGCAAACACGCTAACTCTTACTTTTACAAACAAAGCCGCCAACGAGATGCGCAGCAGAGCCATGGCGATGCTAAGCCAAAGCGGCAAAAACTACTCGCCGCTACTTTGCACATTTCACAAATTTGGGCTTTTGTTTTTAAAGCTCTACATAGAAAAGCTTGGCAGAAAAAATAACTTCGTCATAATCGACACAGACGATAAAAAGCGCATCATCAAAAGTTTTGAAAGTCCAGTTGCCACGGCTATTTTGTCAAGTGAAATTTCAAACTACAAAAACTCGCTTTTAAGCGTAGAAGAGGTCTATAAAAATGCAAATTTCTCTTCATTTGACAAGAGCAAGGATAACTTTTACAAGCAAGCAGCGCAAATTTATGAAAAGTACGAGGACTATTTAAAGGCAAACAACCTTGTTGATTTTGACGATTTACTAGGGCTTACGTATAAAATTTTAGACGAAAACGAAGATCTTGCTAGAGAAATTTCAAACCGCTACAAATACATAATGGTCGATGAGTATCAAGACACAAACGACCTTCAGTATAAGCTCCTAAAAAAGCTCTGTCTATGCCACGAAAACATCTGTGTGGTTGGCGATGATGACCAAAGTATTTATGGCTGGCGCGGTGCAAAGATCGATAATATCTTAAATTTCAAAGATCAGTTTAGCAACGTAAAGATCATCAGACTTGAGAAAAACTACCGCTCGAGCGAAGCGATACTAAAGGCTGCAAACGAGCTAATAGATCACAACCGCAACCGCCTTGGCAAGAAGCTTGTAGGCACAAAAGGCGAAGGTGAAGCTGTAAATTTGATAGAGAGTTTTGATGAAAATTTAGAGGCTGGCAAGATCGCAAAAAACATAAAAGAGCTTTTAAGCAAAGGCGTGCAAGCAAAAGATATCGCGATCTTATACCGCATAAACGCGCTTTCTCGCTCACTTGAAGATGGGCTAAACAAAGAGCAGATCGCCTATAAAATGGTTGGTGGCGTAAAATTTTATGAAAGAGCCGAGATCAAAGATATCATAAGCTACCTAAGGCTGATAAACAATCCAAATGATGACTTTTCAATAAGACGCATAATAAACCGACCAAAGCGCGGCCTTGGTAAAGTGAGCCTTGATAAGCTCGAAAAGATGGCTTTTGAGGGCAAAATTTCCATTTTCGAGGCGATCTCAAACATCTCTGATAACGACGAAGCCTTTAGTAAAAAGGTAAAATCAGCCCTTCTTGAGTTTGCAAACAATCTAAAAGAGCTTCAAGAAAGCAGCTCGGTTTTTGACCTCATAGATAAATTTGAAGCTAAATTTGGCGTGAAAAAATACTACGAGAGCTTGCCAGATGGCGCTGAAAGAGCGGCAAACATCGACGAGTTTTACGCTGTTTTAAAAGATCAGATCAAGCAAAATCCAAGCTTTGATCTGGAGGAGTTTTTAAACGAGATCACGCTAACAAGCGAGCAAGACGGCATTAGCGACGAGGCTATTAGTATCATGAGCGTGCATGCGAGCAAGGGACTTGAGTTTGAGCACCTTTTTGTGATCGGCCTTGAAGAGGGATTTTTCCCGCTCATTGGCGACGGTAGCGACATCGAGGAGGAGCGCAGGCTTGCTTATGTAGCGATAACAAGAGCTAAAAAGACACTTAGCCTAAGCTTTGCAAATTCGCGCTTTTACAAAGGTCAGCGCACGAGGCTAAATAAGAGTAGATTTTTAAGCGAGAGTGGTATCACACATGGCTCGCTAGTTATCGAACAGAGCAATGAATTTAAAAAAGGCGACCTTGTTAAACATAAAATTTTTGGTATCGGCAGGGTGAGTGCGGTTAGCAAGATCAAAAAAGAGTTTAAACTGACTATAAATTTTGGTGGCAATGTAA
- a CDS encoding apolipoprotein N-acyltransferase — protein sequence MLKNQRFAWISLFVRFLNGHFSTKIIIKAFVGAFLLSNFIFLAMAENQILNFISPFLTLAGIYIIINLSRAGFFAAGFFTGILWFYWIGFSFIYYELVWLIPFVILFVALVYGLLFWIASFPSFIALRAVLLFLISYVHPFGFNWFNLEATLVLGAFEPSTRGLIFIFLAAISLSLKGKILKFILAFICLIAALQFKSSEAKTLPFNVELTNTDVAQRVRWDKSLRMKFTNENLDLINSAIAEQKRLIVLPESAFPLFMTNEPLLVDELKELSKKITIVAGALAYENKQIYNSAFLFQDGTLRRMDKKFLVPFGEEIPLPKFMQDAVNKLFFGGASDFKKAENFSDYEIDGVKIRNAICYEATREELYKGEFDVVVAITNNGWFVPSSEPVLQRVLIKHLATKYNKAVYHSVNGSKSEIIKPKKAFWDEF from the coding sequence ATGTTAAAAAATCAGCGTTTTGCATGGATTTCCTTATTTGTAAGATTTTTAAACGGACATTTTAGCACTAAAATTATAATAAAAGCCTTTGTCGGTGCTTTTTTGCTTTCTAATTTCATTTTTTTAGCTATGGCTGAAAATCAAATTTTAAATTTCATCTCACCTTTTCTCACGCTAGCTGGAATTTACATCATCATAAATTTAAGCAGGGCTGGCTTTTTCGCAGCTGGATTTTTCACTGGGATTTTGTGGTTTTACTGGATCGGCTTTAGCTTTATCTACTACGAGCTTGTCTGGCTTATACCATTTGTCATCCTCTTTGTAGCCCTTGTTTATGGACTTTTATTTTGGATAGCCTCTTTCCCAAGCTTTATAGCACTAAGAGCCGTTTTACTATTTTTAATAAGCTACGTGCACCCATTTGGCTTTAACTGGTTTAACCTTGAAGCAACGCTTGTTTTAGGGGCTTTTGAGCCAAGCACTAGAGGGCTTATATTTATATTTTTAGCGGCTATTTCTTTGAGTTTAAAAGGTAAAATTTTAAAATTTATCCTAGCTTTTATCTGCCTCATCGCCGCTTTGCAGTTTAAAAGTAGCGAGGCAAAGACTCTACCATTTAACGTGGAACTAACAAACACCGATGTCGCTCAAAGAGTGCGCTGGGATAAAAGCTTGCGTATGAAATTTACAAATGAAAATTTAGACCTCATCAATAGTGCTATCGCCGAGCAAAAACGACTCATCGTGCTGCCTGAGAGTGCGTTTCCATTATTTATGACAAATGAGCCACTGCTTGTTGATGAGCTAAAAGAGCTTTCAAAAAAGATAACCATCGTAGCTGGCGCACTTGCCTATGAAAATAAGCAAATTTATAACTCTGCATTTTTGTTTCAAGACGGCACTCTAAGACGAATGGATAAGAAATTTTTAGTGCCATTTGGAGAAGAAATTCCTTTGCCAAAATTTATGCAAGATGCGGTAAATAAGCTATTTTTTGGCGGAGCTAGCGACTTTAAAAAGGCTGAAAATTTTAGTGACTATGAGATAGACGGGGTTAAAATCAGAAATGCTATCTGCTATGAAGCGACAAGAGAGGAGCTTTATAAGGGCGAATTTGACGTGGTCGTGGCTATCACAAACAACGGCTGGTTTGTGCCAAGTAGCGAACCTGTACTTCAAAGAGTGCTTATAAAGCACCTTGCTACAAAATATAATAAAGCGGTCTATCACAGCGTAAATGGCTCAAAAAGCGAGATCATAAAGCCTAAAAAAGCATTTTGGGATGAGTTTTAA
- a CDS encoding M3 family oligoendopeptidase, producing MQIWDLKALFANEKECEQNALNLQKECEKFKDKYLENYENLKTDQFLKAFAEFENLVAKISKLMTYAFLNFAKDTSKGAFYAKIDEIATKANENLIFFEIKFNEFAPKKQEEIIKSSKKYGYYLSNLAKAKPHQLSVAEERVLLRTASTGAEGFSRLFDESMSKMRFKFKGELLSEEEILAKLHESDQSVRKLAAKSLSNELSKHQHLLGYIYNMIKTDLKTSCELRNFKLPEEPRHLENQISQKSVDSLIAVTEKNFDLVSKFYERKKEILGLKKLYDYDRYAPLSSEGEYKFNECKKIVLKTFGTFSPKFGDIAKNAFSDGWIDVYPALNKRGGAFSHSGSSDTHPYVLLNHTNQRRDLFTLAHELGHAVHQKLSYSVSYLNSDTPLTTAETASVFCEMLVFDHIKDGLSKKEKISLLAGKIEDIFATLYRQINFTTFERAVHAHEGEISLDELNKIWLKESKKMFGKSVTLNDYYKIWWSYIPHFIHTPFYCYAYSYAQLLVLALFGLYKSGKCENFVEIYTEFLSLGGSLSPRELVGKFGFDIDDKNFWQIGINEVKNLVDEFLEISKGIKC from the coding sequence ATGCAAATTTGGGATCTAAAAGCACTTTTTGCAAACGAAAAAGAGTGCGAGCAAAACGCACTAAATTTACAAAAAGAGTGCGAGAAATTTAAAGATAAATACCTTGAAAATTATGAAAATTTAAAAACAGACCAGTTTTTAAAGGCATTTGCTGAGTTTGAAAATTTGGTAGCCAAAATTTCAAAATTAATGACCTACGCTTTTTTAAATTTTGCCAAAGATACAAGCAAGGGTGCATTCTATGCAAAGATCGATGAAATAGCGACAAAAGCAAATGAAAATTTGATATTTTTTGAGATCAAATTTAATGAATTTGCCCCTAAAAAACAAGAAGAGATCATAAAAAGCTCTAAAAAATATGGCTACTATTTAAGCAATCTCGCCAAAGCAAAACCGCACCAACTTAGCGTTGCCGAAGAGAGAGTGCTACTTCGCACGGCAAGCACCGGAGCTGAGGGCTTTTCAAGGCTTTTTGATGAGAGCATGAGCAAGATGAGGTTTAAATTTAAAGGCGAGCTTTTAAGCGAAGAAGAGATTTTAGCCAAGCTTCATGAGAGTGACCAAAGCGTGCGAAAACTAGCCGCCAAAAGCCTTTCAAACGAGCTTAGCAAGCACCAGCACCTTCTTGGCTACATATATAATATGATAAAAACTGATCTAAAAACGAGCTGCGAGCTGCGAAATTTCAAGCTTCCTGAAGAGCCAAGACACCTTGAAAATCAGATTAGTCAAAAAAGCGTTGATTCGCTCATCGCTGTAACTGAGAAAAATTTTGACCTAGTTTCTAAATTTTACGAGCGAAAAAAAGAAATTTTAGGCCTTAAAAAGCTTTATGACTACGATAGATACGCGCCTCTTAGCAGCGAGGGTGAGTATAAATTTAATGAGTGTAAAAAGATAGTTTTAAAGACGTTTGGGACATTTTCACCTAAATTTGGCGATATAGCCAAAAACGCCTTTAGTGATGGCTGGATCGACGTTTATCCAGCGCTAAACAAGCGGGGCGGGGCATTTTCTCACTCTGGATCAAGCGACACGCATCCTTATGTTTTGCTAAATCACACAAACCAGCGAAGAGACCTTTTCACGCTTGCCCACGAGCTTGGCCATGCCGTGCATCAAAAGCTCTCTTATAGTGTAAGCTACCTAAACTCAGACACACCGCTAACCACGGCTGAGACAGCTTCAGTCTTTTGCGAGATGCTAGTTTTTGACCACATAAAAGACGGCCTTAGCAAAAAAGAGAAAATTTCACTGCTTGCTGGCAAGATCGAGGATATATTTGCCACGCTTTACCGCCAGATAAATTTCACCACCTTCGAGCGCGCCGTACACGCACACGAGGGCGAGATCAGCCTAGATGAGCTAAATAAAATTTGGCTAAAAGAGAGCAAAAAGATGTTTGGCAAAAGTGTCACGCTAAATGATTACTATAAAATTTGGTGGAGCTACATTCCGCACTTCATCCACACGCCATTTTACTGCTACGCCTACTCTTACGCACAGCTTCTTGTGCTTGCACTTTTTGGGCTTTACAAAAGCGGTAAATGCGAAAATTTTGTTGAAATTTACACCGAGTTTTTGAGCCTTGGTGGGAGCCTTAGCCCAAGGGAGCTTGTTGGTAAATTTGGCTTTGACATAGATGATAAAAATTTCTGGCAGATCGGCATAAACGAGGTTAAAAATCTAGTAGATGAGTTTTTAGAAATTTCAAAAGGAATAAAATGTTAG
- the sstT gene encoding serine/threonine transporter SstT yields the protein MNMFKNIARRYADGNLIVQILVGIILGALVGFYTHYQAAPYNQISAKIQTIQKESGLSADEVIKTRLSQDEVKQLDEAKEKASSADSIAASASVLGDLFKGALKAIAPILVFVLVATSIILKDFGHTKGMQKIVTLYLVGTFLAAVVAVIASFLFPIEIPLKGLQSADMSAPQGITNVLKDLIYKMVENPITALANGNYIGIITWAIGGGIAMRYATAETKKVFKDISDGVTHIVKFIIRLAPFGIFGMVAISIHDTGFEALAGYLKLILVLVGAMLVVAFIVYPAMVFALTRKNPYPLVMICLKESAISAFFTRSSAANIPVNMALCKKLGLKEELYSISIPLGATINMGGAAVTISILALTAVNSIPSITVTFGDALLLCFISALGACGASGVAGGSLLLVPLACGLFGIGNDIAMQFVTVGFTIGVIQDSVETALNSSSDVLFTAVASETSN from the coding sequence ATGAATATGTTTAAAAACATTGCAAGAAGATACGCTGACGGAAATTTGATCGTTCAAATTTTAGTTGGTATCATCCTAGGTGCCCTAGTTGGCTTTTACACACACTATCAGGCAGCCCCTTACAACCAAATCTCAGCTAAAATTCAAACCATCCAAAAAGAGAGTGGCTTAAGCGCAGATGAAGTCATAAAAACTCGTCTTAGCCAAGATGAAGTAAAACAGCTTGATGAGGCCAAAGAAAAGGCTAGTTCGGCTGATTCTATCGCTGCTTCAGCCTCAGTTTTAGGAGATTTGTTTAAAGGCGCTCTAAAAGCGATCGCGCCTATTCTTGTATTTGTTTTAGTTGCAACCTCTATCATTTTAAAAGATTTTGGTCATACAAAAGGTATGCAAAAGATCGTCACACTCTACCTCGTTGGTACCTTTTTAGCAGCTGTTGTGGCAGTCATTGCTAGCTTTTTATTTCCTATAGAGATACCACTAAAAGGTCTGCAAAGCGCTGATATGTCTGCTCCACAAGGCATCACAAACGTGCTAAAAGATCTTATTTATAAAATGGTTGAAAACCCGATAACCGCCCTAGCAAATGGCAACTATATAGGCATTATCACATGGGCGATAGGCGGTGGTATCGCTATGAGATACGCCACAGCTGAGACCAAAAAGGTATTTAAAGATATAAGCGACGGCGTAACTCATATCGTTAAATTTATCATTAGACTAGCTCCATTTGGTATCTTTGGTATGGTTGCTATCAGCATTCACGACACTGGATTTGAGGCACTGGCAGGATATCTCAAACTGATCTTGGTTCTTGTTGGAGCGATGCTTGTAGTGGCATTTATCGTCTATCCAGCGATGGTTTTTGCACTAACTAGGAAAAATCCTTATCCACTTGTGATGATCTGCTTAAAGGAGAGCGCGATCTCAGCGTTTTTTACAAGAAGCTCGGCTGCAAACATCCCTGTAAATATGGCGCTTTGCAAAAAGCTTGGACTAAAAGAGGAGCTATACTCTATCTCTATCCCACTTGGTGCCACCATAAACATGGGTGGTGCAGCAGTTACCATTAGCATCCTAGCACTTACTGCGGTAAATTCTATCCCATCTATCACGGTTACATTTGGCGATGCACTACTTCTATGCTTCATCTCAGCCCTTGGCGCATGCGGCGCTTCAGGCGTGGCTGGCGGATCACTACTTCTAGTGCCATTAGCGTGCGGACTTTTTGGCATCGGCAATGACATCGCTATGCAGTTTGTCACAGTTGGCTTTACTATAGGCGTCATCCAAGACTCAGTTGAAACTGCACTAAATAGCTCATCAGACGTGCTTTTTACAGCCGTAGCTTCAGAGACGTCAAACTAA
- the secD gene encoding protein translocase subunit SecD, translated as MRNARVTYRLIILILALVFGFGFSVPSFFQTQSGAKISLGLDLQGGLHMLLGVETNEAIHSKIKSIAGSINYYAKKEDVLIDKFKIKEDSVDFALLDSDEAPKVDKALAEIKGLDIKKDGLNYHITLTEQERLDTIEYAISQAVETIRNRLDQFGLAEPTVARQGKDNILVELPGIKTEEDEQRARDLIAKAAHLQLMAVDDKRQDQANTMSEAEAESYGDVIFKDAKNDRVKYVVKNIPVLDGSMLTDAKVAFSQQNNLPIINFTLNSEGARIFGDFTGANVGKRLAIVLDGKVYSAPVINERIGGGSGQISGGFTLDEAHDVAIALRSGALLAPVKMLEKRSVGPSLGQESINQSMVALAAGSILVVLFMLVYYGISGIFANIALVADVVILVAVMALFGATLTLPGMAGIVLTIGMAVDANVIINERIRELLREGVAIRTAVQKGYEHAMSAIIDSNLTTIITVAVLYAYGTGPVKGFAVTMAIGIMASMLTAILGTHGMFDAAMDKIEKSGNTRLWFGYKRS; from the coding sequence ATGCGTAACGCAAGAGTTACATATAGGCTGATTATATTAATATTAGCCTTGGTTTTTGGTTTTGGCTTTTCGGTGCCATCTTTTTTTCAGACTCAAAGCGGAGCTAAAATTTCTCTAGGACTTGACCTTCAAGGCGGTCTTCATATGCTTCTTGGTGTTGAAACTAACGAAGCTATCCACTCTAAGATCAAGTCAATCGCTGGAAGCATAAATTATTATGCCAAAAAAGAAGATGTGCTCATTGATAAATTTAAGATAAAAGAAGATAGTGTTGATTTTGCACTACTTGATAGTGACGAGGCTCCAAAAGTTGATAAAGCGCTTGCTGAGATAAAAGGGCTTGATATCAAAAAAGATGGTCTAAACTATCATATCACTCTTACAGAGCAAGAGAGGCTTGATACGATCGAGTATGCGATCTCGCAAGCTGTTGAGACCATTAGAAACAGGCTTGATCAGTTTGGTTTGGCTGAGCCAACAGTTGCTAGACAAGGTAAGGATAACATCCTAGTCGAGCTTCCTGGCATAAAAACTGAAGAGGACGAGCAAAGAGCGAGAGATCTTATCGCAAAGGCTGCTCACTTGCAGCTTATGGCAGTTGATGATAAAAGACAAGATCAAGCTAATACCATGAGCGAGGCCGAGGCTGAAAGCTATGGTGACGTGATCTTTAAAGATGCTAAAAATGACCGCGTAAAATATGTCGTTAAAAATATCCCTGTGCTTGATGGCTCGATGCTAACTGACGCAAAGGTCGCATTTTCTCAGCAAAATAACCTACCGATCATAAATTTCACACTAAATTCAGAAGGTGCTAGAATTTTTGGTGATTTTACTGGTGCAAATGTTGGTAAAAGGCTTGCTATCGTGCTTGATGGTAAGGTCTATTCAGCTCCAGTTATAAATGAAAGAATAGGTGGTGGCAGCGGCCAGATCAGCGGTGGCTTTACACTTGACGAGGCTCACGATGTAGCGATCGCGCTTAGAAGTGGCGCACTTTTAGCACCTGTTAAGATGCTAGAAAAAAGAAGTGTTGGTCCATCTTTAGGACAAGAGAGTATAAACCAAAGCATGGTAGCACTTGCTGCTGGATCTATTTTAGTCGTGCTATTTATGCTAGTTTATTACGGAATTTCTGGAATTTTTGCAAATATCGCGCTAGTTGCAGACGTTGTTATATTGGTCGCTGTCATGGCGCTTTTTGGAGCGACGCTTACTCTGCCTGGTATGGCTGGTATCGTGCTAACTATCGGTATGGCGGTTGATGCAAACGTCATCATAAACGAGCGTATACGCGAGCTTTTGCGTGAAGGCGTGGCGATAAGAACGGCCGTGCAAAAGGGTTATGAGCACGCCATGAGCGCTATCATCGACTCAAATTTAACTACTATCATCACAGTTGCAGTGCTTTATGCTTATGGTACTGGCCCAGTTAAAGGCTTTGCAGTAACAATGGCAATAGGTATCATGGCTTCGATGCTAACAGCTATACTTGGCACTCATGGTATGTTTGATGCCGCTATGGATAAGATAGAAAAAAGTGGAAATACCAGACTTTGGTTTGGTTATAAAAGGAGCTAG
- the yajC gene encoding preprotein translocase subunit YajC, with translation MQNADFLTSLLPLVVLFAIFYFLVIRPQQKQQKAHAAMLAALDKGDKIVTNGGLICEVIKAENDFIKVKLNDDVIVRIAREFVAKKIEDK, from the coding sequence ATGCAAAACGCTGATTTTTTAACATCATTACTACCTCTTGTTGTGCTTTTCGCCATATTTTACTTTTTGGTTATCAGACCTCAACAAAAACAACAAAAAGCCCACGCAGCAATGCTTGCAGCTCTTGACAAAGGCGATAAGATAGTAACTAATGGCGGACTTATATGCGAAGTGATTAAAGCCGAAAATGATTTTATCAAAGTTAAACTTAACGATGATGTAATCGTTCGTATAGCACGCGAGTTTGTAGCTAAAAAGATCGAAGATAAATAA
- the metK gene encoding methionine adenosyltransferase, producing MYLFTSEVVSPGHPDKCADIIADSIVDTILTQDPNGRVASEVFVAGKNIVIGGEINSKVKLSYKDYEKIVKDALAHIGYDGKSNFTKEQCLHPDDIEVKVCLNQQSPDINQGVDQSDGEIGAGDQGIMFGFASCEAKEFMPAAITYARMLCEKVYKFAKANPDKLGVDIKTQVTIDYGSKDNFENCKPQSIHTIVVSAPCVESMKIEELRALIQNLIDETGLPKELYNKEKTIIYINPTGRYVNHSSLHDSGLTGRKLIVDSFGGYSPIGGGAQSSKDYTKVDRSGLYAARWIAKNIVAAGLAKKCIVQISYAIGVAKPTSVSVDTMGTHANGVNDDMLSNFVSEHFSLTPRWITNKFGLDKPSKETFLYAKVAAKGQVGNAKYPWEKLDAVDTFKALLKK from the coding sequence ATGTATCTATTTACTTCTGAAGTTGTAAGTCCAGGTCATCCAGATAAATGCGCTGATATTATCGCTGATAGCATTGTTGATACTATCTTAACGCAAGATCCAAATGGACGCGTTGCAAGCGAAGTTTTCGTAGCTGGAAAAAATATAGTAATAGGTGGAGAGATAAACTCAAAGGTAAAACTCTCTTATAAAGACTACGAAAAGATAGTAAAAGATGCTCTTGCACATATTGGATATGATGGAAAGAGTAACTTTACAAAAGAGCAGTGCTTGCACCCAGATGATATCGAGGTCAAAGTCTGCTTAAATCAACAAAGCCCAGATATAAATCAAGGCGTTGATCAAAGTGATGGCGAGATCGGAGCAGGTGATCAAGGTATCATGTTTGGTTTTGCAAGCTGCGAAGCGAAAGAATTTATGCCAGCAGCTATAACTTATGCAAGAATGCTTTGTGAAAAAGTCTATAAATTTGCCAAAGCAAACCCTGATAAGCTTGGTGTTGATATAAAAACTCAAGTTACGATTGATTACGGCAGCAAAGATAACTTTGAAAACTGCAAACCTCAAAGTATCCACACTATCGTTGTTTCAGCACCTTGCGTGGAAAGCATGAAGATAGAAGAGCTTCGCGCACTAATTCAAAATTTAATAGATGAAACTGGTCTTCCAAAAGAGCTATATAACAAAGAAAAAACGATCATCTATATAAACCCAACAGGCAGATATGTAAATCACAGCTCGCTTCACGATAGCGGTCTAACAGGCAGAAAACTAATCGTTGATAGCTTTGGCGGATATAGCCCAATAGGTGGTGGTGCTCAGTCAAGCAAGGACTACACAAAGGTTGATCGCAGCGGACTTTACGCAGCGCGCTGGATAGCTAAAAACATAGTCGCAGCTGGTCTTGCTAAAAAATGCATCGTTCAGATAAGCTACGCGATCGGCGTTGCAAAGCCAACTTCAGTTAGCGTTGATACTATGGGAACTCATGCAAACGGCGTAAATGACGATATGCTTTCAAATTTTGTAAGCGAGCATTTTTCTCTAACACCTCGCTGGATAACAAATAAATTTGGTCTTGATAAACCAAGCAAAGAGACATTTTTATATGCAAAAGTAGCTGCAAAAGGTCAAGTGGGAAATGCAAAATACCCTTGGGAAAAGCTTGATGCGGTTGATACTTTCAAGGCTTTACTAAAAAAATAA